In Flavobacterium sp. CS20, a single window of DNA contains:
- a CDS encoding DUF4199 domain-containing protein, protein MFKIKTEFKWTIIFILMSLLWIYLEKISGLHHEYIEQQPIYTNLYAIPAILIYVLALKEKKRKFYNGVMNYKNAFISGLILTLMISLLTPLSTYASVEYISPEFFGNAIEKSVELEMMTKPEALDYFNTQNYMLQSLMFAPIFGIVTTAIVALFVRTKSK, encoded by the coding sequence ATGTTTAAAATCAAAACCGAATTCAAATGGACTATCATTTTTATATTGATGAGTTTGCTGTGGATTTACTTAGAAAAAATATCAGGCTTACATCACGAGTATATTGAACAGCAACCTATTTACACTAATCTCTACGCCATTCCTGCTATTCTGATTTATGTATTAGCTTTAAAAGAAAAAAAACGTAAGTTTTATAACGGTGTTATGAATTACAAAAATGCTTTTATCAGTGGACTTATATTAACTTTAATGATCAGTTTACTTACACCACTTAGCACTTATGCTTCGGTAGAATATATCTCTCCAGAGTTTTTCGGTAATGCCATTGAAAAGAGCGTTGAATTAGAAATGATGACTAAGCCGGAAGCCCTTGATTATTTTAACACACAAAATTATATGCTTCAATCTTTAATGTTTGCACCAATATTTGGTATAGTTACGACGGCTATTGTTGCCCTTTTTGTTAGAACTAAATCAAAATAA
- a CDS encoding undecaprenyl-diphosphate phosphatase produces MSIIESIIIAIIEGLTEFLPVSSTGHMILAKAALGITEDGGFVDSFIVSIQIGAILAIIGLYYKRFLQGIDIYVKLMVAFIPTAIIGLLAYDIIKSYLFNPTVVAVALIIGGIVLILIDKKVVAKETQVVDLSQIPIKNAVFIGLFQCLSMVPGTSRAARTIIGGIFNKFNKTQATEFSFLLAVPTMIAATGYDLYKTPVSFTNHEILILLIGMIVAFVSAFIAVKIFIKLVVAYGFKHYGYYRIGIGIVFLFVSWVIGVDLGF; encoded by the coding sequence ATGTCTATTATAGAAAGTATCATCATAGCTATTATAGAAGGGCTTACTGAGTTTTTGCCAGTCTCATCTACAGGACATATGATACTCGCTAAAGCCGCTCTTGGGATTACAGAAGACGGTGGTTTTGTAGATTCATTTATTGTGTCTATTCAAATTGGTGCCATTTTGGCGATTATTGGTTTGTATTATAAACGCTTTCTTCAAGGCATTGATATTTATGTGAAGCTAATGGTCGCATTTATTCCAACAGCTATCATAGGGTTGTTGGCGTATGATATTATTAAAAGTTATTTGTTTAACCCGACTGTTGTCGCAGTAGCCTTAATCATTGGCGGTATTGTCTTGATTTTAATTGATAAAAAAGTAGTGGCAAAAGAAACGCAAGTCGTTGATTTGAGTCAAATCCCAATTAAAAATGCGGTGTTTATTGGTTTGTTCCAATGTCTGTCTATGGTTCCAGGAACATCACGAGCAGCAAGAACTATTATTGGTGGGATTTTTAATAAATTCAATAAAACCCAAGCTACGGAGTTTTCATTTCTGTTGGCTGTTCCGACTATGATTGCCGCAACAGGTTACGATTTGTATAAAACGCCAGTTTCTTTTACAAATCACGAAATATTAATTCTTTTGATAGGAATGATAGTGGCTTTTGTAAGTGCTTTTATTGCAGTCAAAATATTTATCAAGTTGGTTGTCGCCTATGGTTTTAAACACTACGGTTATTATAGAATTGGGATAGGAATTGTTTTTCTATTTGTCAGTTGGGTCATAGGTGTTGATTTAGGGTTTTAA
- a CDS encoding DNA-3-methyladenine glycosylase I: MTKCEWATKHPLEEHYHDTEWGVPVYNDQKLFELLCLESAQAGLSWLTVLQKRNNYKKAFHNFDIEKVAHFSEQKVEELLQNKGIIRNRLKVKAFINNANCVLNLQKTHGSLSKYLWKFANHQPIQNAFKSASEIPTKTDISDLMSKDLKNNGFKFLGSTTCYAFMQAVGMTNDHTTDCFRYEDVKTLNQHL, encoded by the coding sequence ATGACAAAATGTGAATGGGCAACAAAACATCCACTTGAAGAACACTACCACGACACCGAATGGGGCGTGCCTGTTTATAACGACCAAAAATTATTTGAACTGTTGTGTTTAGAAAGTGCTCAAGCGGGTTTGAGTTGGCTGACCGTGTTGCAAAAAAGAAATAATTATAAAAAGGCTTTTCATAATTTTGACATTGAAAAAGTAGCTCATTTTTCGGAGCAAAAGGTAGAAGAGCTTTTACAAAACAAAGGCATTATCAGAAATCGATTAAAAGTGAAAGCCTTTATCAATAATGCCAATTGTGTTTTAAACCTTCAGAAAACACACGGAAGTCTATCTAAATATTTATGGAAGTTTGCTAACCATCAACCTATCCAAAATGCGTTCAAATCTGCATCTGAAATTCCAACAAAAACCGATATCTCTGATTTAATGAGCAAAGATTTAAAGAATAATGGGTTTAAGTTTTTAGGCTCAACAACTTGCTATGCATTTATGCAAGCCGTAGGTATGACCAATGACCATACTACAGATTGTTTTAGATATGAAGATGTTAAAACCCTAAATCAACACCTATGA
- the msrA gene encoding peptide-methionine (S)-S-oxide reductase MsrA → MKKLLIILLISNFSLACNKVEKKTDAQDHNYSNYIDNQDLKFAYFASGCFWCVEAIYENVKGVKEVISGYSGGHTKNPTYEESNTGKTGHAEAVKVIYNSDIVSFKTLVDVYFASQNVTQINGQGPDIGNQYRSILFYQNDEEKNIIENKIKSIQHHYDKPIAREVKPFEKFWIAEEYHQNYKKKHPNNRYIQNVSNPRFERFKAKMPNVLK, encoded by the coding sequence ATGAAAAAATTACTCATCATACTTTTAATATCTAATTTCTCATTAGCATGCAATAAAGTTGAGAAAAAAACAGACGCTCAAGACCATAATTATTCAAACTATATTGACAACCAAGATTTAAAATTTGCCTATTTTGCTAGCGGTTGTTTTTGGTGTGTAGAAGCTATTTACGAAAATGTAAAAGGCGTAAAAGAAGTGATTTCTGGCTATTCTGGAGGACATACTAAAAACCCAACCTACGAGGAAAGCAATACTGGAAAAACAGGTCATGCCGAAGCTGTAAAAGTGATATATAACAGTGATATTGTAAGCTTTAAAACTTTAGTTGATGTGTATTTTGCATCACAAAATGTAACTCAAATCAATGGTCAAGGTCCGGATATAGGAAATCAATACCGTTCTATACTATTTTATCAAAATGATGAAGAAAAAAACATCATTGAAAATAAAATAAAGTCTATTCAACATCATTACGATAAACCCATAGCGAGAGAAGTCAAACCTTTTGAAAAATTTTGGATTGCAGAAGAATATCATCAGAATTACAAAAAGAAACACCCTAATAACAGATATATTCAGAATGTGTCAAATCCGAGATTTGAAAGGTTTAAAGCCAAAATGCCTAATGTTTTAAAATAA
- a CDS encoding site-specific DNA-methyltransferase codes for MKNLLIKSDNIKGLNYLLNEKDLKGKIDLVYIDPPFATGGNFTITDGRASTISNSRNGDVAYSDKLVGNDFLDFIRQRLLLLKELMSEQGSIYLHIDYKIGHYVKIVMDEVFGIENFRNDITRIKCNPKNFNRLGYGNVKDLILFYTKSSNPIWNEPREKYTEKDFEKLFPKKDKQGRRYTTVPIHAPSETENGKSNQPFKGVLPPKGRHWRTDVETLEQWDKEGLIEWSSTGNPRKIIFADQREGKRVQDIWEYKDPQYPTYPTEKNPEMLDLIIRTSSNENSIVLDCFCGSGTTLKSAQTNGRKWIGIDQSEHAIKATMNKLETVEGDLFVAKPEYEFAELEKSPATNIV; via the coding sequence ATGAAAAACTTACTAATAAAATCTGACAATATTAAAGGATTGAATTACTTGCTGAACGAAAAAGATTTGAAAGGTAAGATTGATTTGGTTTATATTGACCCACCTTTTGCAACAGGTGGAAACTTTACAATTACAGATGGTAGAGCTTCAACAATTAGTAATTCAAGAAATGGAGATGTCGCCTATTCTGATAAATTAGTTGGAAACGATTTCTTGGATTTTATCAGACAGAGACTCCTTTTGTTGAAAGAATTGATGTCTGAACAAGGTTCTATTTATTTGCATATTGATTACAAAATAGGTCATTATGTAAAGATAGTAATGGATGAAGTTTTCGGAATTGAGAATTTCAGAAACGATATTACAAGAATAAAATGCAATCCGAAAAATTTCAACAGACTTGGTTATGGTAATGTAAAAGACTTAATTCTTTTTTACACAAAATCAAGTAATCCAATTTGGAATGAGCCAAGAGAAAAATATACTGAAAAGGATTTTGAAAAACTCTTTCCAAAAAAGGATAAACAAGGTAGAAGATACACAACAGTTCCTATCCACGCACCAAGTGAAACCGAAAACGGCAAATCAAATCAACCTTTTAAAGGTGTTTTACCGCCGAAAGGAAGGCATTGGCGGACAGATGTTGAAACTTTAGAACAATGGGACAAAGAAGGCTTAATAGAATGGTCGTCAACAGGAAACCCAAGAAAAATAATCTTCGCAGACCAAAGAGAAGGGAAAAGAGTTCAAGATATTTGGGAATATAAAGACCCACAATATCCAACTTATCCAACTGAAAAAAATCCTGAAATGTTAGACTTAATTATTCGGACTTCTTCCAATGAAAACAGCATTGTGCTTGATTGCTTTTGTGGTTCAGGAACAACTTTAAAATCTGCCCAAACAAATGGAAGAAAATGGATTGGAATTGACCAATCAGAACACGCTATTAAGGCGACTATGAATAAACTTGAAACAGTTGAAGGAGACCTTTTTGTTGCAAAGCCAGAATATGAATTTGCAGAATTAGAAAAAAGCCCAGCTACCAACATTGTATAA
- a CDS encoding helix-turn-helix domain-containing protein produces the protein MLSENGVIKKEHLAGFQVEPISHLESKETQKQDLKSQNEELEKKMIQDTLTKYQFNKTKTAKKLGITRATLYKKIKLYNLD, from the coding sequence TTGTTATCTGAAAATGGAGTTATCAAAAAAGAACATCTTGCTGGATTTCAAGTTGAACCCATTAGCCATCTTGAAAGCAAAGAAACCCAAAAACAGGATTTAAAGTCTCAAAATGAAGAGTTAGAAAAAAAAATGATTCAAGATACGCTAACTAAATATCAATTCAATAAAACTAAAACCGCAAAAAAATTAGGTATCACAAGAGCTACTTTATATAAAAAAATCAAGCTATATAATCTTGATTAA
- a CDS encoding sigma-54 dependent transcriptional regulator, whose product MKTVYLIDDDVFFNQTLKKLLEKKNYNVESFYNSVSFFEHFKNHDHPDLIVTDYRLPELDGLQITQKIKKINSTIPVILITNYGNIQTAVKSIKLGAFEFVSKPINPSEFLKIVHQALKTNEKRLSENKIENNFIKGTTTKKIWSQVDIVAPTNLSVLITGESGTGKELVAKYIHQNSKRKDSNFVAVDCGAIPDETAISELFGHEKGAFTGASQTKIGHFQYANNGTIFLDEIGNLSYDSQVILLRTIQERKIRRLGSNKDIDIDVRIIAATNENLEKNIENNNFRLDLFYRLNEFPITLPPLRERQEDLNIFIDFFGKNAAEELNKEYKGIDNNLLQDFKKHS is encoded by the coding sequence TTGAAAACGGTTTACCTAATAGATGACGATGTTTTTTTTAACCAAACATTAAAAAAACTTTTAGAGAAAAAGAACTATAATGTAGAGTCTTTTTATAACTCGGTTAGTTTTTTTGAGCATTTTAAAAATCACGATCATCCAGACTTGATTGTGACCGATTACCGATTGCCAGAATTGGATGGATTACAAATCACTCAAAAAATAAAAAAAATAAATAGCACTATTCCTGTTATATTGATAACAAATTATGGAAATATTCAAACAGCCGTAAAATCCATAAAATTAGGTGCTTTTGAGTTTGTTAGCAAGCCTATAAATCCTAGTGAATTTCTTAAAATTGTACACCAAGCTTTAAAAACAAATGAGAAAAGACTCTCTGAAAACAAAATTGAAAATAATTTTATAAAAGGCACTACAACCAAAAAAATCTGGTCTCAAGTAGATATTGTAGCACCAACCAACTTATCGGTTTTAATAACAGGAGAAAGTGGAACGGGAAAAGAATTAGTAGCCAAATATATCCACCAAAACAGCAAGAGAAAAGACTCTAATTTTGTAGCAGTAGATTGTGGTGCAATACCAGATGAAACTGCTATATCTGAACTATTTGGTCATGAAAAAGGAGCTTTTACTGGTGCGTCTCAAACCAAAATAGGTCATTTTCAATATGCTAATAATGGAACTATTTTTTTAGATGAAATTGGTAATTTATCCTATGACTCACAAGTCATACTTTTAAGAACTATTCAAGAGAGAAAAATCAGAAGATTAGGAAGCAACAAAGACATCGACATAGATGTAAGAATTATTGCTGCAACTAATGAAAATCTTGAAAAAAATATCGAAAATAATAACTTTAGGTTAGATTTATTTTATAGGTTGAACGAATTTCCTATAACCCTACCACCACTAAGAGAAAGACAAGAAGACCTCAATATATTTATAGATTTTTTTGGAAAAAATGCCGCTGAAGAACTAAATAAAGAATACAAAGGTATTGACAATAATCTGCTTCAAGATTTTAAGAAACATTCTTAG
- a CDS encoding glycosyltransferase: MEAITKSLSDFNQNYFYISREIMNKIFYNSLGYIVISILILSTTILGYALYQGVEINLIPSTSNFGNVFITVGYIILAFKVAFMLFLFFTFLKYKPIEGIKDHELPECTVVIPAYNEGRLVYKTIHSLSNSDYPKDKIQLIAIDDGSEDDTWEWMKKAKKDLKDGIIILQQPKNMGKREALYRAFKEITTEVVITVDSDSIVEKNTIRNIVSPFVVNDKCGAVAGNVKVLNTEEGIIPKMLNVSFAFSFEFIRSAQSVYGSVLCTPGALSAYRKEAVDNCLEKWFNQKFLGKRTQIGEDRAMTNMILKQGYDVNFQSNANVITEIPKTYQKLSKMFIRWEHDNVRENIMMSKFAFQNFRSTQKWSSRLLLINQWVKMITAYPSVVFMLIFLVLKPFLFIGVSLFSILIFASIPALFYYLKYSNINQSLLSYSYSVFYAFSLFWITPYAIATAGQNGWLTRAKINNKHKQQK, translated from the coding sequence ATGGAAGCAATTACAAAAAGCTTGAGTGATTTTAATCAAAACTATTTTTATATTTCACGTGAGATAATGAACAAGATTTTTTATAACTCATTGGGTTATATCGTTATCTCCATTTTAATTTTAAGCACCACAATACTTGGATATGCTTTATATCAAGGAGTTGAAATAAACCTTATACCTTCTACAAGCAATTTTGGAAATGTATTTATAACAGTTGGATATATAATTTTAGCTTTTAAAGTAGCTTTCATGCTGTTCTTATTTTTTACCTTTTTAAAGTATAAACCTATAGAAGGAATAAAAGACCATGAGCTTCCTGAATGTACAGTTGTTATTCCTGCATATAATGAAGGTCGATTAGTTTATAAAACCATACACAGCCTATCAAATAGTGATTATCCTAAAGATAAGATACAACTTATTGCCATAGATGATGGCAGTGAAGATGATACTTGGGAATGGATGAAGAAAGCAAAAAAAGACTTGAAAGATGGCATAATCATTTTGCAACAACCCAAAAACATGGGCAAAAGAGAAGCTTTGTATCGTGCATTTAAAGAAATAACTACAGAAGTAGTGATAACAGTAGATAGCGATTCAATTGTAGAAAAAAACACTATAAGAAATATCGTAAGTCCATTTGTTGTCAACGATAAATGTGGAGCTGTAGCTGGTAACGTTAAGGTGCTAAATACAGAAGAAGGCATAATTCCAAAAATGCTAAATGTTAGTTTTGCCTTTAGTTTTGAATTTATTCGATCAGCACAAAGTGTTTATGGTTCGGTTTTATGTACACCAGGTGCTTTATCTGCCTATAGAAAAGAAGCGGTTGACAATTGCTTAGAAAAATGGTTTAATCAAAAGTTTTTAGGAAAAAGGACTCAAATTGGAGAAGACAGAGCCATGACTAATATGATTTTAAAACAAGGTTATGATGTAAATTTTCAATCAAACGCTAATGTAATTACAGAAATTCCTAAAACATATCAAAAGCTTAGCAAAATGTTTATCCGCTGGGAACATGACAATGTGAGAGAAAATATCATGATGAGTAAATTTGCATTTCAAAATTTTAGATCTACCCAAAAATGGTCATCTAGACTGTTGCTAATCAACCAATGGGTAAAAATGATAACAGCTTATCCATCTGTTGTGTTTATGCTTATTTTTTTAGTTTTAAAACCGTTTTTATTTATAGGTGTAAGTCTATTTAGTATTTTGATTTTTGCAAGTATTCCAGCACTGTTTTATTACTTGAAATATTCTAATATCAACCAATCTTTACTATCATACAGTTATAGTGTTTTTTATGCCTTCAGCTTGTTTTGGATAACGCCTTACGCAATAGCTACAGCAGGACAAAATGGATGGTTAACGCGGGCTAAAATAAACAACAAGCATAAGCAACAAAAGTAG